One part of the Borreliella afzelii genome encodes these proteins:
- a CDS encoding zinc ribbon domain-containing protein: MENNIDTLKKLEVIYKSKFELEERRKSIPKYLEMKKIQIEELSKVLIDLQQKFKEYQKEDSALKLDIQDINSRKSKAEEKIDSIKTQREYEALEKELQVIIDDEVTIRKKMTHVNGLKTKIEKEILDVNEKHSKEEECFKSESNSLELELLEIKKKLLEIESEELNCASKMNEDFLFKFQRIIRNKSNGVVPLINNVCKGCHMILPIEFANKVRREPNDIKFCPYCSRILYYQDKIRISDEIIPGSLADLVE, encoded by the coding sequence ATGGAGAATAATATTGATACATTAAAAAAACTTGAAGTTATATATAAGTCTAAATTTGAGCTTGAGGAAAGGCGAAAAAGTATTCCTAAGTATTTAGAGATGAAAAAAATTCAGATTGAAGAATTATCTAAAGTTCTTATTGATTTGCAACAAAAGTTTAAGGAATATCAAAAAGAAGACTCTGCTTTAAAGTTAGATATTCAAGATATTAATTCAAGAAAGAGCAAGGCAGAAGAAAAAATTGATAGCATTAAAACGCAAAGAGAATATGAGGCTCTTGAAAAAGAACTTCAGGTTATTATTGACGATGAAGTTACAATTAGAAAAAAGATGACACATGTTAATGGACTTAAAACTAAAATAGAAAAGGAAATATTAGATGTCAACGAGAAGCATAGTAAAGAAGAAGAATGTTTTAAGTCTGAAAGCAATAGTTTGGAGTTAGAGCTTTTAGAAATTAAAAAGAAACTTTTAGAAATAGAAAGTGAAGAGTTAAATTGCGCTTCTAAAATGAATGAAGATTTTTTATTTAAATTTCAAAGAATAATAAGAAATAAATCAAACGGAGTTGTGCCTTTAATTAATAATGTTTGCAAAGGTTGTCATATGATACTTCCTATTGAATTTGCAAATAAAGTAAGACGTGAGCCCAACGATATTAAATTTTGTCCTTATTGCAGTAGAATACTCTATTATCAGGATAAAATTCGAATAAGTGATGAAATAATTCCTGGTAGTTTGGCAGATCTTGTTGAATAA
- the mreC gene encoding rod shape-determining protein MreC: MNFLVKFKNFIKVLLVLIVSLVFMIYDSSSIQRRKPDNFLFFTLNSYIQSRMHGIFSFISNVFKTVNEYKNYKDKIEFYKKRIQQLEIVTQNIQSLRQENVRLKEQLNFYSSSSSDFISAEIIYLNYSNISTLMAINKGFNDGIEKDMIAVAYQDGFSGLVGKVVKVYSNTAKILPLTNYENFVSARIQSSRFIGLIEGNGYGKKLEMNYVNRLAEKDLKIGDSIVTAGFSEYPVGIYIGKITNFHILDYNSLLKIEVEPAIVLDKLEYVFLVKNNKEISE, encoded by the coding sequence ATGAATTTTCTTGTCAAATTCAAGAATTTTATCAAGGTACTTTTAGTATTGATAGTTTCTCTTGTTTTTATGATTTATGATTCAAGCAGTATTCAAAGGAGAAAACCTGATAATTTTTTGTTTTTTACTCTTAATTCTTATATTCAAAGTAGAATGCATGGGATTTTTAGTTTTATTTCCAATGTTTTTAAAACTGTAAATGAATATAAGAATTATAAGGACAAGATAGAATTTTATAAAAAAAGGATACAACAGCTTGAAATAGTAACTCAGAATATACAGTCACTAAGGCAAGAGAATGTTCGTCTTAAAGAGCAATTAAATTTTTATTCATCAAGTTCTAGCGATTTTATTTCAGCAGAGATTATATATCTGAATTATTCAAATATATCGACATTAATGGCTATTAATAAAGGATTTAATGACGGGATAGAAAAGGATATGATAGCGGTTGCATATCAAGATGGATTTAGTGGTCTTGTAGGCAAAGTTGTAAAGGTTTATTCTAATACTGCTAAAATTTTACCTTTGACTAATTATGAAAATTTTGTGTCTGCAAGGATTCAAAGTAGTAGGTTTATAGGTCTTATAGAAGGCAATGGTTATGGTAAAAAACTTGAAATGAATTATGTTAATAGACTTGCTGAAAAAGATTTGAAGATAGGCGATTCTATTGTTACTGCTGGATTTAGTGAATATCCGGTTGGCATTTATATTGGAAAGATTACAAATTTTCATATTCTTGATTATAATTCTCTTTTAAAAATAGAAGTAGAGCCGGCGATAGTTTTAGATAAACTTGAGTATGTTTTTCTTGTTAAAAACAATAAAGAGATTAGTGAATAA
- a CDS encoding rod shape-determining protein translates to MNLFKSFLIDIGIDLGTCNTLVYIKDYGVVMSEPSVVAIDITKGNKVVAVGRNAKKMLWKTPENIKAVRPLRDGVIADIENTEKMIKYFINQIFSRKKLFFKPRMVIGVPTCITEVERRAVKESAMNAGAREVKVIEESLAAAIGSDIPIFEPTGHMVCDIGGGTTEISVISLGGMVVSRAIRTGGDEFDESIIKYMRNSHNIIIGQQTAEKLKIKIGNVYPDIQNLRVEKIDIKGTDAVTGLPRKQLVDSMEVRESLQEPINIVVDEVKRTLGATPPELATDIVERGIILTGGGALLKGLNRLLSKETGVPVYVADNPLLSVAVGAGLFYDYANRIDISKNIYSFINE, encoded by the coding sequence TTGAATTTGTTTAAGTCTTTTTTGATAGATATTGGTATTGATCTTGGAACATGTAATACGTTAGTTTATATTAAAGATTATGGTGTGGTTATGAGTGAGCCTTCTGTTGTTGCAATAGATATTACTAAAGGTAATAAAGTTGTTGCGGTTGGTCGAAATGCTAAAAAAATGCTTTGGAAAACCCCAGAAAATATTAAAGCTGTGCGCCCGCTTAGAGATGGAGTTATTGCTGATATTGAGAATACGGAGAAGATGATTAAATATTTTATTAATCAAATTTTTTCTCGTAAAAAATTGTTTTTTAAGCCAAGAATGGTAATAGGTGTTCCAACTTGCATTACAGAGGTCGAACGAAGAGCTGTAAAAGAGAGCGCAATGAATGCTGGTGCAAGAGAAGTTAAGGTAATAGAAGAATCTCTTGCAGCTGCTATTGGATCTGATATTCCTATTTTTGAACCTACAGGACACATGGTGTGTGACATTGGAGGTGGAACTACAGAAATATCGGTTATTTCTCTTGGCGGTATGGTTGTAAGTAGAGCTATTAGAACTGGTGGTGATGAATTTGATGAGAGCATAATAAAGTATATGAGAAATTCTCATAATATTATAATTGGTCAACAAACAGCAGAAAAATTAAAAATTAAGATAGGAAATGTATATCCTGATATTCAAAATTTGAGGGTAGAAAAAATAGATATTAAGGGTACAGATGCTGTAACTGGTCTTCCTAGAAAGCAACTTGTTGATTCTATGGAAGTAAGAGAGTCTTTACAAGAGCCCATTAATATTGTTGTGGATGAAGTTAAGCGCACTCTTGGTGCAACGCCACCAGAGCTTGCTACAGACATTGTTGAGCGCGGTATCATTTTGACAGGAGGAGGAGCTCTTCTTAAAGGTTTAAATAGGCTCCTTTCAAAAGAGACCGGAGTTCCTGTTTATGTTGCAGACAATCCGCTTCTCTCTGTGGCTGTTGGTGCTGGGTTATTTTATGATTATGCTAATAGAATAGATATTAGTAAGAATATTTACAGTTTTATCAATGAATAA
- the rpoD gene encoding RNA polymerase sigma factor RpoD, with the protein MSDLEKKYSKLIESIITHVGDRKSLSFSELSNLLPDDILEPEILDCICSVLEDRGIRLVNKISELDLVGTEDGNDEEEEVEIASDRSFMVLDDGFQSDEEDVDIDVKLDDCDEEGISIKDDLGSGYIKSNVLKDSHSEDPIKLYLKEIGKEFLLTGNQEVELAKQMDSGESIIENILKNEGLVIENYYNLVNTIYSRMEREEFFKREKDRDKESNPDYYNKKKRIASFYKIPLKPVQDRLISYVDNKHRVYELGGDIFEKNLKKERLALKELLRDIPLYQDELRIFSDDYIDSANKIKDLQRQQRIILSRLKIEKIRDLRVLGRDLTIAEKKIEIEKSLKLKEDAIKEQITEAQLAQKELERIEMYYEYPMDKIISMSEEIAKGKQMMQHAKDQLIKANLRLVVSIAKKYANRGLHFFDLVQEGNIGLIKAVEKFEYKRGFKFSTYATWWIRQAITRSISDQARTIRVPVHMIEQINRLNRETRYLVQVLGKDPTDEELSDRLGWELKKVKTVKSVSREPVSLETPIGEEEDSVLSDFIEDKAIKNPANHTSFVVLQDQIRAILGTLPEREQEVVKMRFGLEDGYSLTLEEVGLHFNVTRERIRQIESKALRRLKNPKKTQKLKDYLEDLN; encoded by the coding sequence TTGTCGGATTTGGAAAAGAAATATTCGAAGCTAATAGAGAGTATTATTACTCATGTAGGAGATAGAAAATCTCTTAGTTTTAGTGAATTATCAAATTTACTTCCCGATGACATATTAGAACCAGAGATCCTTGATTGTATTTGCTCAGTACTTGAGGATAGAGGAATAAGGTTGGTTAATAAAATTTCAGAATTAGATCTGGTTGGCACCGAAGATGGAAATGATGAAGAGGAAGAAGTGGAGATTGCATCTGATAGAAGCTTTATGGTCTTAGATGATGGTTTTCAAAGTGATGAAGAGGATGTTGATATTGATGTCAAGCTTGATGATTGTGATGAAGAAGGCATTTCTATTAAGGATGATTTGGGTTCAGGGTATATTAAAAGTAATGTTTTAAAAGATAGTCACTCAGAAGATCCAATAAAGCTTTATTTAAAGGAAATAGGAAAAGAGTTCTTATTAACAGGAAATCAAGAGGTTGAACTTGCAAAGCAAATGGATTCTGGGGAGAGTATAATTGAGAATATTCTTAAAAATGAGGGACTTGTTATAGAAAACTATTATAATCTTGTTAATACTATTTATTCAAGAATGGAAAGGGAAGAATTTTTTAAAAGAGAAAAAGATAGGGATAAAGAGAGTAACCCTGATTATTATAATAAAAAAAAAAGAATTGCCTCTTTTTACAAAATTCCTTTAAAACCAGTCCAAGATCGTTTAATAAGTTATGTAGATAATAAGCATAGGGTGTATGAGCTTGGGGGTGATATTTTTGAAAAGAATTTAAAAAAGGAAAGATTAGCCTTAAAAGAGCTTTTACGAGACATTCCTTTATATCAAGATGAGCTAAGGATTTTTTCAGATGATTATATTGACTCTGCTAACAAAATAAAGGATTTGCAAAGACAACAAAGAATAATTCTAAGCAGGTTAAAAATTGAAAAAATAAGAGATTTAAGGGTGCTTGGAAGAGATTTGACTATTGCTGAAAAAAAGATAGAGATAGAAAAATCTCTTAAACTAAAAGAAGATGCTATTAAAGAGCAAATTACAGAAGCTCAGCTTGCTCAAAAAGAACTTGAGAGAATTGAAATGTATTATGAATATCCAATGGATAAAATAATAAGTATGTCAGAAGAGATTGCCAAAGGGAAACAAATGATGCAACATGCTAAAGATCAGTTGATTAAGGCTAATTTAAGGCTTGTTGTAAGCATTGCCAAAAAATATGCAAATAGAGGACTTCATTTTTTTGACCTTGTTCAAGAAGGTAATATTGGATTAATTAAAGCTGTTGAAAAGTTTGAATATAAGAGAGGTTTTAAGTTTTCAACTTATGCTACTTGGTGGATTAGGCAGGCCATAACAAGATCTATTTCCGATCAAGCTCGCACAATTAGAGTTCCTGTACATATGATTGAACAAATAAATAGGCTTAATAGAGAAACCAGATATTTGGTTCAAGTTTTGGGGAAAGATCCCACAGATGAAGAGCTCTCAGATAGACTTGGATGGGAGCTTAAAAAGGTTAAAACTGTAAAAAGTGTTTCAAGAGAGCCAGTTTCTCTTGAAACACCAATTGGGGAAGAGGAAGATTCTGTTCTTAGTGATTTTATTGAGGATAAGGCAATAAAAAATCCTGCAAATCACACATCCTTTGTAGTTTTGCAAGATCAAATAAGAGCAATTCTTGGAACTCTTCCTGAAAGAGAGCAAGAAGTTGTGAAAATGAGATTTGGGCTTGAAGATGGTTATTCTTTAACTCTTGAAGAGGTCGGGCTTCATTTTAATGTTACAAGAGAAAGAATTAGGCAAATTGAATCTAAGGCATTAAGGCGGCTTAAAAATCCTAAAAAAACTCAAAAATTAAAAGATTATCTTGAAGATTTAAATTGA
- a CDS encoding tetratricopeptide repeat protein encodes MEIRYLRYIFYSFMIFIFIFLIYYILSYFKSFSNSYLKAGPTQVDLLLLWDKKEYKEIIDYAENDIKNHRFDFNLNLLLGFSYFYYSLIVNEGYLKGEFLDKCIERLRFLISINNGVSIGPLYYILGKAYSHKGEFYSELAVKFLKKALSVDNFDFMNIKEDIFEYLGYSYQLLKDYKSSLKFFEKAYNENKSDLVLWSLAYVNYKLNDINKSVEYIKKIIEEEKGKLSKGEKTDENLIQKVYLLYGDILLDKGDYDNAFNYYNKVLEINSSNSNVYVKIGDIYRKKDKDYPKARKYWREALNLNPYLEAARERLGITLEDF; translated from the coding sequence ATGGAAATAAGATATTTAAGATATATTTTTTATTCATTTATGATTTTCATTTTTATTTTTTTAATTTATTATATTTTGTCATATTTTAAATCTTTTTCTAATTCTTATTTAAAAGCAGGGCCAACACAGGTTGATTTGCTTTTGCTGTGGGATAAAAAAGAATATAAAGAAATAATAGATTATGCTGAGAATGATATTAAAAATCATAGATTTGATTTTAATTTAAATTTGCTTTTGGGATTTTCGTATTTTTATTATTCTTTAATAGTAAATGAAGGATATTTAAAAGGAGAATTTTTAGATAAATGCATAGAAAGATTAAGATTTTTAATTTCTATAAATAATGGAGTCTCTATAGGCCCTTTGTATTATATATTAGGAAAGGCATATTCTCATAAAGGAGAGTTTTATAGTGAACTTGCTGTAAAATTCTTAAAGAAGGCTTTAAGTGTTGATAATTTTGATTTCATGAACATTAAAGAAGATATTTTTGAATATTTGGGGTATTCGTATCAACTTTTAAAGGATTACAAGTCTAGTTTGAAGTTTTTTGAAAAAGCTTATAATGAAAATAAATCTGATTTAGTTCTTTGGAGTTTGGCTTATGTTAATTATAAGCTGAATGATATAAACAAAAGCGTCGAGTATATAAAAAAAATAATAGAGGAAGAGAAAGGGAAATTGTCAAAGGGTGAGAAAACGGATGAAAATTTAATTCAAAAGGTATATTTGCTTTATGGAGACATTCTATTAGATAAAGGTGACTATGACAATGCTTTTAATTACTATAACAAAGTTCTAGAAATTAATAGTTCAAATTCTAACGTTTATGTTAAAATAGGAGATATATATAGGAAGAAAGATAAAGATTATCCTAAGGCTAGGAAATACTGGAGAGAAGCTCTCAATCTTAATCCTTATTTAGAAGCAGCAAGAGAGAGGCTTGGAATTACTTTGGAAGATTTTTAG
- the mrdA gene encoding penicillin-binding protein 2, with protein sequence MGVITNFRYKFGILFLIVIMVLYLAILFQMQIGKHLFYDREANVFLSRLEKINASRGEILDSNYNILANNLTMFILKISLQQYYNMPVATRIEMIDFLSSTLDIDKSIILSKLQEPGGYLKDVEIMELTPKMLFKISEKKFYYPALLWTYSFKRNYLVDDSYSHSIGYVGQINQRELRTFYNVSGYDNTSTIGKLGIEQVYDNYIRGQEGLIKYKVDSKERRIDDGSIIKNMVPGNNVVLNINKDIQDLAKNALGKRYGSIVVLKPSTGAVLALHNYPYYSMRDVYNKYNKEDYSFLNKAIQSVYPPASIFKLVVAAAILEERVIDKDRKIYCPGYFKVGNRIFHCWKPGGHGYVNLEEAIAHSSNVYFYTLGLKYLGVDRIRKYAKEFGFGEKTGIDLPNEVSGLLPSPEWKEKTFNQSWVGGDTVNFSIGQGFLNATPMQIVNMVAMIANEGVVYKPRIVNKILKGGTNEVILENKPEILRKTNLISKNTFKLLKKYMRSVVTYGTARYAVLTKAVKVGGKTGTGQTGIDGFENSSFIGLAPYNGSADNQIIVFSLVEAKSNVDWWPAKSTDLIMQGIFANQSYEDILKGYKPWYLR encoded by the coding sequence GTGGGTGTTATAACAAATTTTAGATACAAGTTTGGCATATTATTTTTAATAGTAATTATGGTGCTTTATCTAGCAATTTTATTTCAAATGCAAATTGGTAAGCATTTGTTTTACGATAGAGAAGCCAATGTTTTTTTATCAAGATTGGAAAAAATCAATGCTTCAAGGGGCGAGATTTTAGATTCTAATTACAATATTTTGGCAAATAATTTAACTATGTTTATTTTAAAGATAAGTTTGCAGCAGTATTATAATATGCCGGTGGCTACTAGAATTGAGATGATAGACTTTTTATCAAGCACTCTAGATATTGATAAATCAATTATTTTATCTAAACTTCAAGAGCCTGGTGGATATCTCAAAGATGTTGAAATAATGGAACTTACCCCAAAGATGTTATTTAAAATTTCTGAAAAAAAGTTTTATTATCCTGCTCTTTTATGGACCTATTCTTTTAAGCGTAATTATTTAGTTGACGATTCATATTCGCATTCAATCGGCTATGTTGGACAAATAAATCAAAGAGAGCTTAGAACTTTTTATAATGTTAGTGGGTATGATAATACTTCTACGATTGGAAAGTTAGGCATTGAACAAGTTTATGATAATTATATTAGAGGGCAAGAGGGTTTAATTAAATACAAAGTGGATTCCAAGGAGAGAAGAATAGACGACGGTTCTATTATAAAGAATATGGTGCCAGGTAATAATGTTGTACTTAATATTAATAAAGATATTCAAGATCTTGCTAAGAATGCTTTAGGCAAAAGGTATGGTTCTATTGTGGTATTAAAGCCATCAACAGGCGCTGTTCTTGCTCTTCATAATTATCCTTATTATTCTATGAGAGATGTTTATAATAAATATAATAAAGAAGATTACTCTTTTTTAAATAAAGCAATTCAATCTGTTTATCCACCAGCATCTATTTTTAAATTGGTTGTTGCTGCTGCTATTCTTGAGGAGAGAGTTATAGATAAAGATCGTAAAATTTATTGTCCTGGATATTTTAAAGTTGGAAATAGAATTTTTCATTGTTGGAAGCCTGGGGGTCATGGGTATGTTAATTTAGAGGAAGCGATTGCACATTCTTCTAATGTTTATTTTTATACGCTTGGACTTAAGTATCTTGGGGTTGATAGAATTAGAAAATATGCAAAAGAATTTGGGTTTGGAGAAAAAACAGGAATTGATTTACCAAATGAAGTATCTGGTCTTCTTCCTAGTCCTGAGTGGAAAGAAAAAACTTTTAATCAGTCTTGGGTAGGAGGAGATACTGTAAATTTTTCAATAGGTCAAGGATTTTTAAATGCCACTCCTATGCAGATTGTTAATATGGTTGCTATGATTGCAAACGAAGGTGTTGTATATAAGCCCAGAATTGTAAATAAAATTTTAAAGGGCGGTACGAATGAAGTTATTCTTGAGAATAAGCCAGAAATATTAAGAAAAACAAATCTTATTAGTAAGAACACATTTAAGCTTCTAAAAAAATATATGAGAAGTGTTGTAACTTATGGTACAGCAAGATATGCGGTTCTTACGAAAGCTGTTAAGGTTGGGGGTAAAACAGGTACTGGTCAAACCGGTATAGATGGTTTTGAAAATAGTTCTTTTATTGGACTTGCTCCTTATAACGGTTCAGCTGACAATCAAATTATTGTTTTTAGTTTGGTTGAAGCAAAGAGCAATGTAGATTGGTGGCCTGCAAAATCTACAGATTTAATAATGCAAGGTATTTTTGCAAATCAAAGTTATGAGGATATTCTTAAAGGGTATAAGCCATGGTATCTTAGGTAA